A genomic window from Syngnathus typhle isolate RoL2023-S1 ecotype Sweden linkage group LG18, RoL_Styp_1.0, whole genome shotgun sequence includes:
- the LOC133142608 gene encoding PH and SEC7 domain-containing protein 1-like isoform X3, which produces MSQPGKVLHVYVEVRSTCDPSAGGKTFGEGPPLDHLKLKDNTQDLLSQLASRSPTEHQTLAPKALHRCPSSHSGGSPLTPSSRASERWSLPCDTKPSAMSCSNSKEGRDGKRSVVSFSYVQKSNVKSRSGPGNGSRHAVDTTGKTLEDFGSPLLKLKAAHAPGRATLSRTCRLGRCRSLSSSPALIHQERWGGRPQSPGSDWRSLPSPSSSPRPADIAEGLNQLSDVPKRPAPRWFHPKESGPTCPQQRFVMNIPVHAAASDAGRPLRQPGRLPLPPRLHRPSHPPTELGSPLRDPGVSLAELRPPDSPTLHRRRTPQYTGADRRASGCQERGDRSELTRKAFARTEGTPTNKEPSGAPNPVPDSEQTGGGLPARASPSTPQKRAERKRRERLLLGPVVPDSPDEEREHPLAGSWPSSSGVTGSLGERECLSPESLQSGETRASTSGIQTDSATPVLSLHCQKMARAKWEFLFGAEEGAGSGPANFVDASTAPPSGNSSESPTPTPPSSLPTLAASHHVRHVEVELVTPSPETGVIRRSLKYSETDLDAVPLRCYRETDIDELLTGGRDDRDSAFGSDRSLRGGSPGGSGPRPHKGKVEEAGSGEGERDEDRWEEEEEEVVSWASVRMRGDERKRRDAAWEQERGFSRMKRASECFSDRRQAALKSPVRLRGPGRAAEDAFSRHFESIVESARAKGTSYHSLDDPAPDSDATRPPSSERLSGGSEDTPPGRRGYSRPPSPSHEFGRLLADQYLRLSDYSGLPLDGALRAFLKQVALLGGNPERERLLWHFSRRYSLCNQSHFPSEDAVLALTWALVALNADLHGPNVCDKMSCPQFVSNLDGLNDGRHFPKHLLKALYNSIKTQKLQWTLDEEELRKSFSELGDSLCDSSRSAKGGGGGDDDDDDDDETTADEAVSRGPPLYKNGFLVRKVHADSDGKRTPRGKRGWKTFYAILKGLILYLQKGEYRADKPLTDDDLKNAVSIHHSLAIQAADYSKRANVFYLRTADWRLFLFQAPNAEQMHSWITSINTVAATFSAPPLPPAVGSQKKFSRPPLPGNVSKLSQEEQLRSHEARLRAVSSELAELRSCPPQGKLKATELERDQHLHFEKTRYETYVALLRAETEAGPGGEAEDEGDLQRARSSPSLPDGGQAGGTRAGGKPRQDVQRHSYRQAVKK; this is translated from the exons ATGTCTCAACCCGGGAAAGTCCTCCACGTCTATGTCGAAGTCAGGTCGACCTGCGATCCTAGTGCAGGCGGAAAGACCTTTGGAGAAGGCCCTCCTCTGGACCACTTGAAACTTAAGGACAACACTCAGGACCTCCTGTCCCAGCTTGCCAGCCGGAGCCCCACCGAGCATCAGACCCTTGCTCCTAAAGCGCTCCACCGGTGTCCTTCTTCCCACTCTGGAGGATCTCCACTCACTCCATCTTCCCGGGCATCCGAGCGCTGGAGTCTACCATGTGACACGAAGCCCTCCGCCATGTCCTGCTCCAACAGCAAAGAGGGGAGAGACGGGAAGCGCTCTGTGGTCTCCTTCAGTTACGTACAGAAGTCCAACGTGAAGAGCAGAAGCGGTCCGGGCAACG GTTCCCGACACGCCGTGGACACGACCGGCAAGACTTTGGAGGACTTTGGATCTCCGTTGTTGAAGCTCAAAGCGGCTCACGCGCCGGGGCGCGCCACGTTGTCTCGGACCTGCCGTTTGGGCCGTTGTCGgtccctgtccagctctcccgCGCTGATACACcaggagaggtggggggggcGGCCCCAGAGTCCAGGGTCCGACTGGCGCTCCCTGCCGTCTCCGAGCAGCTCCCCGAGACCGGCTGACATCGCGGAAGGCTTAAACCAGTTGAGTGACGTCCCGAAACGACCCGCCCCTCGCTGGTTTCATCCCAAAGAATCTGGTCCCACTTGTCCGCAGCAAAGGTTCGTGATGAATATCCCGGTCCACGCGGCAGCCTCGGACGCAGGAAGACCCCTCCGCCAGCCGGGCCGGCTCCCTCTTCCCCCCCGCCTCCATCGGCCCTCTCACCCTCCTACCGAGCTGGGCTCCCCCCTCAGGGACCCCGGGGTGTCCCTGGCCGAGCTCCGACCGCCCGACAGCCCCACCCTGCATCGGCGCCGGACGCCCCAGTACACCGGCGCTGACCGGAGAGCCTCGGGGTGCCAAGAACGGGGAGATCGCTCGGAGTTGACTCGCAAAGCCTTTGCGAGGACGGAGGGGACGCCGACGAATAAGGAGCCGAGCGGCGCTCCTAACCCAGTCCCGGACAGCGAGCAGACCGGCGGCGGCCTGCCCGCACGGGCCAGCCCGAGCACGCCACAGAAGCGAGCTGAGCGGAAGAGGAGAGAGCGCCTCCTGCTGGGTCCCGTGGTCCCGGATTCTCCGGATGAGGAGCGTGAGCACCCTTTGGCGGGATCCTGGCCCAGCTCCAGCGGGGTGACGGGCAGCTTGGGAGAGCGGGAGTGCTTGTCACCCGAGTCCCTTCAGTCCGGCGAGACCAGAGCCTCCACCTCTGGCATACAG ACGGACAGCGCGACGCCCGTCCTGTCGCTACACTGTCAGAAGATGGCTCGGGCCAAGTGGGAGTTTCTCTTTGGAGCCGAAGAAGGCGCCGGGAGCGGGCCCGCAA ACTTTGTGGACGCCTCCACAGCACCCCCAAGCGGAAACTCCAGCGAGTCGCCCACCCCCACGCCGCCCTCCTCCCTGCCGACGCTCGCCGCCAGCCATCACGTTCGACACGTGGAGGTGGAGTTGGTGACCCCGTCCCCCGAAACGGGCGTTATCCGCCGCAGCCTCAAATACTCGGAGACGGACCTGGACGCCGTCCCGCTGCGCTGCTACCGAGAGACGGACATCGACGAGCTGCTGACGGGCGGGCGGGACGACCGCGACTCGGCCTTCGGGAGCGACAGAAGCCTCCGCGGGGGGAGTCCCGGGGGCTCGGGCCCAAGGCCTCACAAGGGAAAAGTCGAGGAAGCTGGGAGCGGAGAAGGAGAGCGGGACGAGGACCGgtgggaagaggaagaggaagaggtggtGAGCTGGGCCAGCGTGAGAATGCGAGGAGATGAGAGGAAGCGGCGGGACGCGGCGTGGGAACAGGAGCGAGGCTTCTCACGCATGAAAAG AGCGTCCGAGTGTTTCTCGGACCGGCGCCAGGCGGCGCTCAAGTCGCCGGTCCGGCTACGGGGCCCCGGCCGCGCCGCCGAGGACGCCTTCAGCCGCCATTTTGAGAGCATCGTGGAGTCGGCGCGCGCCAAGGGGACGTCCTACCACAGCCTGGACGACCCCGCCCCCGACTCAGACGCCACGCGGCCTCCGTCCAGCGAGCGGCTGAGCGGCGGCTCGGAAGACACGCCCCCCGGGAGGCGGGGCTACTCCCGCCCGCCGTCTCCCAG CCACGAGTTTGGCCGCCTGCTGGCTGACCAATACCTACGCCTCTCTGACTATTCGGGTCTCCCTCTGGACGGAGCGctcag AGCGTTCCTGAAGCAGGTGGCGCTGTTGGGCGGCAATCCAGAGCGGGAGCGGTTGCTCTGGCATTTTTCCCGCCGTTACTCGCTGTGCAACCAAAGCCATTTTCCCTCCGAGG ATGCTGTGCTGGCGTTGACCTGGGCGCTGGTGGCGCTGAACGCGGATCTGCACGGCCCG AATGTTTGCGACAAGATGTCCTGTCCTCAGTTTGTCAGCAACTTGGACGGCCTCAATGACGGACGACACTTCCCCAAGCATCTGCTCAAG gCGCTCTACAACTCCATCAAGACTCAGAAGCTGCAGTGGACCCT CGACGAGGAAGAACTCAGGAAGTCCTTCTCGGAGCTCGGGGACAGCCTGTGCGACTCGTCCAGATCGGCcaagggcggcggcggcggcgacgacgacgacgacgatgacgacgagacgacagcggacgaaGCGGTGTCCCGCGGGCCGCCGCTGTACAAGAACGGCTTCCTGGTCCGCAAAGTGCACGCCGACTCGGACGGGAAGAGAA CACCGAGAGGCAAGCGAGGCTGGAAGACCTTCTACGCCATCTTGAAGGGGCTCATCCTCTACCTGCAGAAA GGCGAGTACCGCGCCGACAAGCCGCTGACGGACGACGACCTGAAGAACGCTGTGTCCATCCATCACTCGCTCGCCATCCAAGCGGCGGACTACAGCAAACGCGCCAACGTCTTCTACCTGCGCACTGCCGACTGGAGGCTCTTCTTATTCCAGGCGCC AAACGCCGAGCAGATGCACTCGTGGATCACCAGCATCAACACGGTGGCGGCCACCTTCTCGGCTCCGCCCCTCCCGCCCGCCGTGGGCTCCCAGAAGAAATTCAGCAGGCCGCCCTTGCCGGGCAACGTGTCCAAGCTGTCCCAG GAGGAGCAGCTGCGATCCCACGAGGCCCGTCTGCGGGCCGTGTCTTCGGAGCTGGCCGAGCTGCGGTCCTGCCCGCCCCAGGGTAAACTCAAAGCCACAGAGCTGGAGCGGGACCAGCATCTGCATTTTGAG AAAACGCGCTACGAGACGTACGTGGCCCTGCTGCGGGCCGAGACGGAGGCCGGGCCGGGGGGTGAGGCGGAGGACGAGGGCGACCTCCAGAGGGCGCGCTCCAGCCCTAGCCTGCCAGACGGCGGCCAGGCCGGCGGGACTCGAGCGGGCGGCAAACCTCGGCAGGACGTCCAGAGGCACAGCTACAGGCAAGCCGTGAAGAAGTGA
- the LOC133142608 gene encoding PH and SEC7 domain-containing protein 1-like isoform X2, which translates to MSQPGKVLHVYVEVRSTCDPSAGGKTFGEGPPLDHLKLKDNTQDLLSQLASRSPTEHQTLAPKALHRCPSSHSGGSPLTPSSRASERWSLPCDTKPSAMSCSNSKEGRDGKRSVVSFSYVQKSNVKSRSGPGNGQERAHQVHKRLCEPFWFGSPKLTFPPSGSRHAVDTTGKTLEDFGSPLLKLKAAHAPGRATLSRTCRLGRCRSLSSSPALIHQERWGGRPQSPGSDWRSLPSPSSSPRPADIAEGLNQLSDVPKRPAPRWFHPKESGPTCPQQRFVMNIPVHAAASDAGRPLRQPGRLPLPPRLHRPSHPPTELGSPLRDPGVSLAELRPPDSPTLHRRRTPQYTGADRRASGCQERGDRSELTRKAFARTEGTPTNKEPSGAPNPVPDSEQTGGGLPARASPSTPQKRAERKRRERLLLGPVVPDSPDEEREHPLAGSWPSSSGVTGSLGERECLSPESLQSGETRASTSGIQTDSATPVLSLHCQKMARAKWEFLFGAEEGAGSGPATPPSGNSSESPTPTPPSSLPTLAASHHVRHVEVELVTPSPETGVIRRSLKYSETDLDAVPLRCYRETDIDELLTGGRDDRDSAFGSDRSLRGGSPGGSGPRPHKGKVEEAGSGEGERDEDRWEEEEEEVVSWASVRMRGDERKRRDAAWEQERGFSRMKRASECFSDRRQAALKSPVRLRGPGRAAEDAFSRHFESIVESARAKGTSYHSLDDPAPDSDATRPPSSERLSGGSEDTPPGRRGYSRPPSPSHEFGRLLADQYLRLSDYSGLPLDGALRAFLKQVALLGGNPERERLLWHFSRRYSLCNQSHFPSEDAVLALTWALVALNADLHGPNVCDKMSCPQFVSNLDGLNDGRHFPKHLLKALYNSIKTQKLQWTLDEEELRKSFSELGDSLCDSSRSAKGGGGGDDDDDDDDETTADEAVSRGPPLYKNGFLVRKVHADSDGKRTPRGKRGWKTFYAILKGLILYLQKGEYRADKPLTDDDLKNAVSIHHSLAIQAADYSKRANVFYLRTADWRLFLFQAPNAEQMHSWITSINTVAATFSAPPLPPAVGSQKKFSRPPLPGNVSKLSQEEQLRSHEARLRAVSSELAELRSCPPQGKLKATELERDQHLHFEKTRYETYVALLRAETEAGPGGEAEDEGDLQRARSSPSLPDGGQAGGTRAGGKPRQDVQRHSYRQAVKK; encoded by the exons ATGTCTCAACCCGGGAAAGTCCTCCACGTCTATGTCGAAGTCAGGTCGACCTGCGATCCTAGTGCAGGCGGAAAGACCTTTGGAGAAGGCCCTCCTCTGGACCACTTGAAACTTAAGGACAACACTCAGGACCTCCTGTCCCAGCTTGCCAGCCGGAGCCCCACCGAGCATCAGACCCTTGCTCCTAAAGCGCTCCACCGGTGTCCTTCTTCCCACTCTGGAGGATCTCCACTCACTCCATCTTCCCGGGCATCCGAGCGCTGGAGTCTACCATGTGACACGAAGCCCTCCGCCATGTCCTGCTCCAACAGCAAAGAGGGGAGAGACGGGAAGCGCTCTGTGGTCTCCTTCAGTTACGTACAGAAGTCCAACGTGAAGAGCAGAAGCGGTCCGGGCAACGGTCAGGAAAGAGCCCACCAGGTTCACAAGAGACTTTGCGAGCCTTTTTGGTTTGGCAGTCCCAAATTAACTTTCCCACCTTCAGGTTCCCGACACGCCGTGGACACGACCGGCAAGACTTTGGAGGACTTTGGATCTCCGTTGTTGAAGCTCAAAGCGGCTCACGCGCCGGGGCGCGCCACGTTGTCTCGGACCTGCCGTTTGGGCCGTTGTCGgtccctgtccagctctcccgCGCTGATACACcaggagaggtggggggggcGGCCCCAGAGTCCAGGGTCCGACTGGCGCTCCCTGCCGTCTCCGAGCAGCTCCCCGAGACCGGCTGACATCGCGGAAGGCTTAAACCAGTTGAGTGACGTCCCGAAACGACCCGCCCCTCGCTGGTTTCATCCCAAAGAATCTGGTCCCACTTGTCCGCAGCAAAGGTTCGTGATGAATATCCCGGTCCACGCGGCAGCCTCGGACGCAGGAAGACCCCTCCGCCAGCCGGGCCGGCTCCCTCTTCCCCCCCGCCTCCATCGGCCCTCTCACCCTCCTACCGAGCTGGGCTCCCCCCTCAGGGACCCCGGGGTGTCCCTGGCCGAGCTCCGACCGCCCGACAGCCCCACCCTGCATCGGCGCCGGACGCCCCAGTACACCGGCGCTGACCGGAGAGCCTCGGGGTGCCAAGAACGGGGAGATCGCTCGGAGTTGACTCGCAAAGCCTTTGCGAGGACGGAGGGGACGCCGACGAATAAGGAGCCGAGCGGCGCTCCTAACCCAGTCCCGGACAGCGAGCAGACCGGCGGCGGCCTGCCCGCACGGGCCAGCCCGAGCACGCCACAGAAGCGAGCTGAGCGGAAGAGGAGAGAGCGCCTCCTGCTGGGTCCCGTGGTCCCGGATTCTCCGGATGAGGAGCGTGAGCACCCTTTGGCGGGATCCTGGCCCAGCTCCAGCGGGGTGACGGGCAGCTTGGGAGAGCGGGAGTGCTTGTCACCCGAGTCCCTTCAGTCCGGCGAGACCAGAGCCTCCACCTCTGGCATACAG ACGGACAGCGCGACGCCCGTCCTGTCGCTACACTGTCAGAAGATGGCTCGGGCCAAGTGGGAGTTTCTCTTTGGAGCCGAAGAAGGCGCCGGGAGCGGGCCCGCAA CACCCCCAAGCGGAAACTCCAGCGAGTCGCCCACCCCCACGCCGCCCTCCTCCCTGCCGACGCTCGCCGCCAGCCATCACGTTCGACACGTGGAGGTGGAGTTGGTGACCCCGTCCCCCGAAACGGGCGTTATCCGCCGCAGCCTCAAATACTCGGAGACGGACCTGGACGCCGTCCCGCTGCGCTGCTACCGAGAGACGGACATCGACGAGCTGCTGACGGGCGGGCGGGACGACCGCGACTCGGCCTTCGGGAGCGACAGAAGCCTCCGCGGGGGGAGTCCCGGGGGCTCGGGCCCAAGGCCTCACAAGGGAAAAGTCGAGGAAGCTGGGAGCGGAGAAGGAGAGCGGGACGAGGACCGgtgggaagaggaagaggaagaggtggtGAGCTGGGCCAGCGTGAGAATGCGAGGAGATGAGAGGAAGCGGCGGGACGCGGCGTGGGAACAGGAGCGAGGCTTCTCACGCATGAAAAG AGCGTCCGAGTGTTTCTCGGACCGGCGCCAGGCGGCGCTCAAGTCGCCGGTCCGGCTACGGGGCCCCGGCCGCGCCGCCGAGGACGCCTTCAGCCGCCATTTTGAGAGCATCGTGGAGTCGGCGCGCGCCAAGGGGACGTCCTACCACAGCCTGGACGACCCCGCCCCCGACTCAGACGCCACGCGGCCTCCGTCCAGCGAGCGGCTGAGCGGCGGCTCGGAAGACACGCCCCCCGGGAGGCGGGGCTACTCCCGCCCGCCGTCTCCCAG CCACGAGTTTGGCCGCCTGCTGGCTGACCAATACCTACGCCTCTCTGACTATTCGGGTCTCCCTCTGGACGGAGCGctcag AGCGTTCCTGAAGCAGGTGGCGCTGTTGGGCGGCAATCCAGAGCGGGAGCGGTTGCTCTGGCATTTTTCCCGCCGTTACTCGCTGTGCAACCAAAGCCATTTTCCCTCCGAGG ATGCTGTGCTGGCGTTGACCTGGGCGCTGGTGGCGCTGAACGCGGATCTGCACGGCCCG AATGTTTGCGACAAGATGTCCTGTCCTCAGTTTGTCAGCAACTTGGACGGCCTCAATGACGGACGACACTTCCCCAAGCATCTGCTCAAG gCGCTCTACAACTCCATCAAGACTCAGAAGCTGCAGTGGACCCT CGACGAGGAAGAACTCAGGAAGTCCTTCTCGGAGCTCGGGGACAGCCTGTGCGACTCGTCCAGATCGGCcaagggcggcggcggcggcgacgacgacgacgacgatgacgacgagacgacagcggacgaaGCGGTGTCCCGCGGGCCGCCGCTGTACAAGAACGGCTTCCTGGTCCGCAAAGTGCACGCCGACTCGGACGGGAAGAGAA CACCGAGAGGCAAGCGAGGCTGGAAGACCTTCTACGCCATCTTGAAGGGGCTCATCCTCTACCTGCAGAAA GGCGAGTACCGCGCCGACAAGCCGCTGACGGACGACGACCTGAAGAACGCTGTGTCCATCCATCACTCGCTCGCCATCCAAGCGGCGGACTACAGCAAACGCGCCAACGTCTTCTACCTGCGCACTGCCGACTGGAGGCTCTTCTTATTCCAGGCGCC AAACGCCGAGCAGATGCACTCGTGGATCACCAGCATCAACACGGTGGCGGCCACCTTCTCGGCTCCGCCCCTCCCGCCCGCCGTGGGCTCCCAGAAGAAATTCAGCAGGCCGCCCTTGCCGGGCAACGTGTCCAAGCTGTCCCAG GAGGAGCAGCTGCGATCCCACGAGGCCCGTCTGCGGGCCGTGTCTTCGGAGCTGGCCGAGCTGCGGTCCTGCCCGCCCCAGGGTAAACTCAAAGCCACAGAGCTGGAGCGGGACCAGCATCTGCATTTTGAG AAAACGCGCTACGAGACGTACGTGGCCCTGCTGCGGGCCGAGACGGAGGCCGGGCCGGGGGGTGAGGCGGAGGACGAGGGCGACCTCCAGAGGGCGCGCTCCAGCCCTAGCCTGCCAGACGGCGGCCAGGCCGGCGGGACTCGAGCGGGCGGCAAACCTCGGCAGGACGTCCAGAGGCACAGCTACAGGCAAGCCGTGAAGAAGTGA
- the LOC133142608 gene encoding PH and SEC7 domain-containing protein 1-like isoform X4 translates to MNIPVHAAASDAGRPLRQPGRLPLPPRLHRPSHPPTELGSPLRDPGVSLAELRPPDSPTLHRRRTPQYTGADRRASGCQERGDRSELTRKAFARTEGTPTNKEPSGAPNPVPDSEQTGGGLPARASPSTPQKRAERKRRERLLLGPVVPDSPDEEREHPLAGSWPSSSGVTGSLGERECLSPESLQSGETRASTSGIQTDSATPVLSLHCQKMARAKWEFLFGAEEGAGSGPANFVDASTAPPSGNSSESPTPTPPSSLPTLAASHHVRHVEVELVTPSPETGVIRRSLKYSETDLDAVPLRCYRETDIDELLTGGRDDRDSAFGSDRSLRGGSPGGSGPRPHKGKVEEAGSGEGERDEDRWEEEEEEVVSWASVRMRGDERKRRDAAWEQERGFSRMKRASECFSDRRQAALKSPVRLRGPGRAAEDAFSRHFESIVESARAKGTSYHSLDDPAPDSDATRPPSSERLSGGSEDTPPGRRGYSRPPSPSHEFGRLLADQYLRLSDYSGLPLDGALRAFLKQVALLGGNPERERLLWHFSRRYSLCNQSHFPSEDAVLALTWALVALNADLHGPNVCDKMSCPQFVSNLDGLNDGRHFPKHLLKALYNSIKTQKLQWTLDEEELRKSFSELGDSLCDSSRSAKGGGGGDDDDDDDDETTADEAVSRGPPLYKNGFLVRKVHADSDGKRTPRGKRGWKTFYAILKGLILYLQKGEYRADKPLTDDDLKNAVSIHHSLAIQAADYSKRANVFYLRTADWRLFLFQAPNAEQMHSWITSINTVAATFSAPPLPPAVGSQKKFSRPPLPGNVSKLSQEEQLRSHEARLRAVSSELAELRSCPPQGKLKATELERDQHLHFEKTRYETYVALLRAETEAGPGGEAEDEGDLQRARSSPSLPDGGQAGGTRAGGKPRQDVQRHSYRQAVKK, encoded by the exons ATGAATATCCCGGTCCACGCGGCAGCCTCGGACGCAGGAAGACCCCTCCGCCAGCCGGGCCGGCTCCCTCTTCCCCCCCGCCTCCATCGGCCCTCTCACCCTCCTACCGAGCTGGGCTCCCCCCTCAGGGACCCCGGGGTGTCCCTGGCCGAGCTCCGACCGCCCGACAGCCCCACCCTGCATCGGCGCCGGACGCCCCAGTACACCGGCGCTGACCGGAGAGCCTCGGGGTGCCAAGAACGGGGAGATCGCTCGGAGTTGACTCGCAAAGCCTTTGCGAGGACGGAGGGGACGCCGACGAATAAGGAGCCGAGCGGCGCTCCTAACCCAGTCCCGGACAGCGAGCAGACCGGCGGCGGCCTGCCCGCACGGGCCAGCCCGAGCACGCCACAGAAGCGAGCTGAGCGGAAGAGGAGAGAGCGCCTCCTGCTGGGTCCCGTGGTCCCGGATTCTCCGGATGAGGAGCGTGAGCACCCTTTGGCGGGATCCTGGCCCAGCTCCAGCGGGGTGACGGGCAGCTTGGGAGAGCGGGAGTGCTTGTCACCCGAGTCCCTTCAGTCCGGCGAGACCAGAGCCTCCACCTCTGGCATACAG ACGGACAGCGCGACGCCCGTCCTGTCGCTACACTGTCAGAAGATGGCTCGGGCCAAGTGGGAGTTTCTCTTTGGAGCCGAAGAAGGCGCCGGGAGCGGGCCCGCAA ACTTTGTGGACGCCTCCACAGCACCCCCAAGCGGAAACTCCAGCGAGTCGCCCACCCCCACGCCGCCCTCCTCCCTGCCGACGCTCGCCGCCAGCCATCACGTTCGACACGTGGAGGTGGAGTTGGTGACCCCGTCCCCCGAAACGGGCGTTATCCGCCGCAGCCTCAAATACTCGGAGACGGACCTGGACGCCGTCCCGCTGCGCTGCTACCGAGAGACGGACATCGACGAGCTGCTGACGGGCGGGCGGGACGACCGCGACTCGGCCTTCGGGAGCGACAGAAGCCTCCGCGGGGGGAGTCCCGGGGGCTCGGGCCCAAGGCCTCACAAGGGAAAAGTCGAGGAAGCTGGGAGCGGAGAAGGAGAGCGGGACGAGGACCGgtgggaagaggaagaggaagaggtggtGAGCTGGGCCAGCGTGAGAATGCGAGGAGATGAGAGGAAGCGGCGGGACGCGGCGTGGGAACAGGAGCGAGGCTTCTCACGCATGAAAAG AGCGTCCGAGTGTTTCTCGGACCGGCGCCAGGCGGCGCTCAAGTCGCCGGTCCGGCTACGGGGCCCCGGCCGCGCCGCCGAGGACGCCTTCAGCCGCCATTTTGAGAGCATCGTGGAGTCGGCGCGCGCCAAGGGGACGTCCTACCACAGCCTGGACGACCCCGCCCCCGACTCAGACGCCACGCGGCCTCCGTCCAGCGAGCGGCTGAGCGGCGGCTCGGAAGACACGCCCCCCGGGAGGCGGGGCTACTCCCGCCCGCCGTCTCCCAG CCACGAGTTTGGCCGCCTGCTGGCTGACCAATACCTACGCCTCTCTGACTATTCGGGTCTCCCTCTGGACGGAGCGctcag AGCGTTCCTGAAGCAGGTGGCGCTGTTGGGCGGCAATCCAGAGCGGGAGCGGTTGCTCTGGCATTTTTCCCGCCGTTACTCGCTGTGCAACCAAAGCCATTTTCCCTCCGAGG ATGCTGTGCTGGCGTTGACCTGGGCGCTGGTGGCGCTGAACGCGGATCTGCACGGCCCG AATGTTTGCGACAAGATGTCCTGTCCTCAGTTTGTCAGCAACTTGGACGGCCTCAATGACGGACGACACTTCCCCAAGCATCTGCTCAAG gCGCTCTACAACTCCATCAAGACTCAGAAGCTGCAGTGGACCCT CGACGAGGAAGAACTCAGGAAGTCCTTCTCGGAGCTCGGGGACAGCCTGTGCGACTCGTCCAGATCGGCcaagggcggcggcggcggcgacgacgacgacgacgatgacgacgagacgacagcggacgaaGCGGTGTCCCGCGGGCCGCCGCTGTACAAGAACGGCTTCCTGGTCCGCAAAGTGCACGCCGACTCGGACGGGAAGAGAA CACCGAGAGGCAAGCGAGGCTGGAAGACCTTCTACGCCATCTTGAAGGGGCTCATCCTCTACCTGCAGAAA GGCGAGTACCGCGCCGACAAGCCGCTGACGGACGACGACCTGAAGAACGCTGTGTCCATCCATCACTCGCTCGCCATCCAAGCGGCGGACTACAGCAAACGCGCCAACGTCTTCTACCTGCGCACTGCCGACTGGAGGCTCTTCTTATTCCAGGCGCC AAACGCCGAGCAGATGCACTCGTGGATCACCAGCATCAACACGGTGGCGGCCACCTTCTCGGCTCCGCCCCTCCCGCCCGCCGTGGGCTCCCAGAAGAAATTCAGCAGGCCGCCCTTGCCGGGCAACGTGTCCAAGCTGTCCCAG GAGGAGCAGCTGCGATCCCACGAGGCCCGTCTGCGGGCCGTGTCTTCGGAGCTGGCCGAGCTGCGGTCCTGCCCGCCCCAGGGTAAACTCAAAGCCACAGAGCTGGAGCGGGACCAGCATCTGCATTTTGAG AAAACGCGCTACGAGACGTACGTGGCCCTGCTGCGGGCCGAGACGGAGGCCGGGCCGGGGGGTGAGGCGGAGGACGAGGGCGACCTCCAGAGGGCGCGCTCCAGCCCTAGCCTGCCAGACGGCGGCCAGGCCGGCGGGACTCGAGCGGGCGGCAAACCTCGGCAGGACGTCCAGAGGCACAGCTACAGGCAAGCCGTGAAGAAGTGA